TCCAGGTCTGGGTGGCCTGTGAGTCGACGCAGCGTGGCTTCCATCGTTTCACCGTCGCGGTTGTGCGACTTGATGAACGCGTGGAACGATTCTGACACCCGGATTGATTTGCTCATTACCCAGTGATTGTCATGTGTTAGCATAAAACTCGTTATCAGACAGAATCGACGACAATCACGAACAGCAGAACGAGCTGATGCAAGAACCGCTCAACGCAACTCGTGATGTGGGGTCGTGTACAACTGCACGTACTCGTTCACGAGGTCGTCTACGCGCTCGCCGTCGACGTTGAACAGCTCTTCAGTCCTCTCGATTGGTTCTGTCGGATAGACGTGCCGTACACTCCCGTACCCGTAGTAGACCTCGACCGGAATCGCAAACCGAACGAGCACCCACTCACTGGGTTGTTCACAGATGTTGTCCGGAACGATGTCCCCTGCGCTGTAACGTGTCTTGCCCATTGTCGTCGAACTCCCTCGTGGAATGTGCTTCAACAGTATCCCCCCCTTACTTGAGATACTGCGTAACCAATTCGACTACGTCTTTAGCTACCACTGACATAATAATTACTCAACCCACAATCAATTACTCACCGAGTCCAGCGGAGACTACCGAACGAGGCAGTGACAGTGCGAAATTTCGCAGACCGCAACCAGTCAGGCTTCAATCAAAATAACCGAACTCCACGACAAATCACGTGACCTGACGGCGAATCGCTCCGTGAGCGTCGAGCTATAATATCCATATGCTCGTTATACCTCTGTTCGACTGGGTCAAAGACCACAACTCAGGAACGCAGCGTTCCAATACCGTTTGGTTCGACGAGTCGTGTTAGTCAGCAACCGTCCAGACGGCGACCTCGATTATCTCTCGGACCGTCACTCCAACGGCGAATACGTACACTGTCTCGATCGGGAGCCCAAGATAGGTAATTCCCGCAACTGCGAGTGACATGAGGACCGCCATGCCAACCCACGCAAACGAAACTTTCCGCTCTGTGACCGACTGCGTGCCCAGCCCAACCATAGACGACCATTCGCGTGGCTTCACTTAAAATATAATTCTGGTGACGAATGTGCGTGTTCGTTCACGTTACACGCTGAAACTCTCGAACGGAAATCCGCAGACACGTCTCCCCCGAAAAATCGACGGACTGCATGGTGAATCACCCAGAAACCAATACCCCGAAAATCCTGATATTCAAAAGTATTATGACGATTCTATTTGTTGATAGACACATGAGTCGACGCCGTAGGCTGAACTCGAAAGGGTTGAGTCTCACATTTTCTCTCATCGTGGTTCTCTCGATGCTCGCAGGTCCGGTGTCTGCGGGTCTCGGGACGACCGCCGATGGGTCTCACCTCACCGATGGTCCGCCCGCACACAACCTCGACACCGTTCCGGACGACGAACTCACAAGCGCTACTGAGAACGTCAGCGTCTGGGATGGTTCGGTGCTGTCGCTTCGACCGAACAAAACAGACCCTGACTTCGACGCGGCAACTGCATACGAAGTGAAGACAGGCAATTCGTTCGTCAAGGACGGCACCACCCTGAAGTCTCTCAATAAGAACCCGATGTACGTCTACACGAAGGACAAACGGGTTCCCTTCACGCTCGACGGCCTCTCGAACGACAAACTCATCGAAGGCAAGACAGTCCAGTTCGTCGCCGCGAAGTTAGAAGCCGGCGCAACGCCCCCGACGTCGATGTCTGACGCCGCGGAGAACTTCATCGACAACGACAACGTCACCTCGTCAGTCATCTCCGAAACAACCGGAACGAGCGAAACTAACGAGTTCTCGTTCACTCCTGATGAGTCTGGCCTGTGGATGGTCGCTGTTGTCGTTGTCGACGATGGCGAGGAAGGACTCTCTGACAGGGACAACGACGGCAATCTCGAGACGAACGGGAACGTCACCGTTGTCGGTGTCGACGGCCTCGCAGTCCACGAGCAGAAGTCGCACATTGTGACCGACCCGCTCGTGGGGCAGGGAGAACGAACCACCATCGACGTGGATGCGTACGGTCTGTCGGGTGAGGTCATCCACACGATTGCAATCTTCAACGAGACGGACCTCAACCAGTACGAACAGACGATTAACGCAACTGACCGAGACAACATCACGGTCGAAACCCAAATCGCCGAAGTCAACGGCTCGGCAAACCTGACTTCGGATACGATAATGGGCGTGAAGCTGGGTAAGCAGTCGTTCTCTGGCACCGAGACAACTCTCTCGGTGTTCGACCGCCTGAACGACTCGGTCTCGCAGTCGCAGGTTGATGGCGTCACCGTCGTCGAACCGAAGGCGACAGTCTACGCGACGGCTGTGACGAAGGTTGGACCTGCAAAGACCTCAATCGAAGTTCCTGTTCCGGAAGGCCCAGACGGGGACTACGTCGTGATGCACGTCGCAACCCAAAACGGCACGACGAAGACGGTCTCGAACCGCACGCGACTCCGTGTCTACGGGTCGACACCGTGGGTCCGAGTCGTCCCGGATTCAGTCACCATCCCGGATGCAGTCGTGGAAAGCAAGGGCTTCGAGGTCAGCGTCCAGATGAAAAACTACGGGACGAAGACTGGCAAGTGCCAGGCCGAGCTCAAAGCAAACGGAAAAACCATCGACACGCGGTGCGCTAAACTCGGCCCCGCTGAAAAGAAGACCATCACCTTCTCCGGATCTATCGACACTCCCGGAACCTACGACCTGAAGGTCAACAATGAGTTCATTGGAACGATCACCGTGACCGAAGCCGAAACCAGCGGTGGCGGTGGCGGCGGCGGTAGCGGTGGCGGTGGCGGTGGCGGTGGCGGCGGCGGCGGTGGAAACGCTGGCCCACCACCGAAAGCCGACGGCACCTACGACAGTAAGACGCTCTCATTAGAAAAGAGATTCAATGCCTCGCTCCCCGACGGCCGCGGCGTGAACAGCCTGACCATCAGGTTCAGCGAGAACGTCCGTGGACAGGTCCTCGTTCGTGAACGCCAAGGGGTTCCCGGTAGCATCGGCATGCCGGCCGGGAAACCAGTCAGCTGGCTGCAGATCGACGTGCCCGATGCAGTCGAAGACAAACCGGCGACGCTCACGCTCTCGGTCAAAAAGAGCAAACTGAAGGAACTCGGTGTGACCGCCGAGAGCCTCAAAGTGGAGCGCTACAATGACGAAACTGGTGAGTGGGAAGTCTTGGAGACTGAAATCGTCAGCGAATCCGGAGCTGTCGTAGTGATCAAGGCCGAGACGCCCGGCTTCTCCTACTTCGCAGTTACCGGAAAGCAGGTCGATGACAGCGAATCGACGCCGACGGAAACACCGGTCACCACGACCGACGAGTACGAACCAGACGAGAAGACGACCACGACGAGCGAGAAGACGAAGACGACTGATGCGACCACGACGACGAGTTCCAGCATGCCTGGCTTCGGTGTCTCGGTCGCCGTCCTCGCACTCCTCGCAGTCGCGCTCGTCGCGGTCCGTCGCGACTAACGACTACCGCAGTACGCGGCTTTCTTTTCGAGTGCAGTCTCGATACGTGAACCAACCCTCGCGAAGCAATGGCCTACAAGTTTTTACGGCGGGTCGCGCAATCGTAGTTTGATGCTACGTCCCCGTATCTCGATTTCTGTGCTCATAGTCGCCGCCCTCCTCTTCGCGGCTGTCGCACCTCTCTCGCTCGGGGCGGCCGAAGACTACGACATCGATATCGATGGTTCCATCGATACCGTCGACCGGTCTGTCTCGACGTCGTATGGCGAGTTCACTGTCACCGAAGTGGGCCGTGCCAATACCGGTGACAGCGTCACCGTCTCAGTCACTGCACTCGCCGACGAATCGTATTCGATTACCATCCTCGACAGCCAACAACGGATTCGTCGAAGCCGAACCGCGAGCGGTGATACGACGGCGACGTTCGACACCGCGGGGATGGAAGCAGGAACCTACGCTGTCGCAGTCGGCAACCAGTCGACTGACGATGTGTACGAAGTCGAACCACTCGTGATTCGAGCGTACGATGTAGTGCTCAACTCAAACAATACTGTCGAGGAAGATTCCAGTCTCGATGTAACTATCGAACTCGATCAAGTCGAACCTGGTGAGCCAACCGAAGCTGTCCAGGTTGCTCTTACGAGCGACACGAAGCACGTTACAGTCGATGCAACGAAACGTAACGATTCGGCCTACACCGCGACAGTTCCTGTCAATGAGTTCGCCCCTGGCGACTACTCGATGTATGCAGTTGTTCGCTCTGACGACACAGCTCTTGGCGAAAAAGAACTCGTCGGCGTGAGTGACGAGGCGACTGTCGAAGTCGTCGAACGCTCCACCGACGAGTCCGACGAGTCGTCGTCCGGTGGCGGCAGTTCGTCTGGGTCGACCGGCAGCGACACGACCGAGACGCCGACAACCACCACACAGACAGCGACTCCGACAGACACGCAGACGCCGACCGAAACAACGCAGACTGAGACGACCGAACCCACCGAAACCACGACGAAAACGCAGACCACGACTGCATCGACGCAAACGACGGCGACGACGGACAACGTCGTCACGCCGAACGAGCAGACGACACAGGAACCCACGACGTCGTCAGAACTCCCGAATACAGCGCCACAGGTCGTCTTCGGTCTCCTCGTCGTCTTCGCAGTCACCCGGCGACTCGCGTCCAACTAACTCGCTTCTCCGGTTACCCCGTCCCTGGTTCTCTCACACTCGCCGAACAGTACTCACGACTGAATACGGGGCCGTCTCTGTCGTCGCGAGATTCGGTTGTACGCCCAGATTCCGAACGCGACGACAGCCAACACGTACTGGACGTTGAACTGTGGGTCACCAACCGAGTTTACCACACGAATCCACGGTGGGACGTCATCTGCGGGGTACACCGTCGCTGGGAAGGCTGGCCACAACAGGAACGTAAGCACGTCCCAGTCACCGGCCAACAGAAGTCGGTACGTGTCGCCGATGTAGTGCGAGAGCGTTCCGACCGTGAACGCGACAGCATACTCACCGTAGCCTTCCCGCCACCCCACGAACGAGACGACGGCTAACACGGGGAGCATGACGAGCAACGAATGGCCGAGCGAGCGACCACTGACGAGGACGCCGTAGTACGCGAGTGGCTTGTCGATGATGTCGGGTAACTGCGAGCCTAGCAGCGCCGCGGCCAGCATCCACCCAGTGGGGAGTGCACGGCCTCGCAGACGCCAGACGAGTGCGACAGAAAGATAGCCGAGTGCGAGGTGACCGATTGGGAACACTACCAGAACCCAGTCCACCGACGGTAATCAACGGTGTGGTCGAAGTGACTCCAGACTGAACTCACTCCGATACCCATTCGGCAGCTGACACAGTAGGTATATGTCACGTCACTCATCATGTGGTGACATGGCTGATTCGGTCGCTGACCATCGTCTTCGCTCTGCAGACGAGTCCTCCTTCGCCCTCCACTGCCAGAACGTCGTTCGCGAGTACTCACGTGGGTCGGCGTCGATGTTCTCGTCGAGAGGTGACGTGCCGACTGTCCGTGCACTCGACGGCGTCTCCCTCTCTATTTCGACTGGCGAGTTCGTCGCCATCGCCGGCCCGAGCGGAAGCGGAAAGTCGACCCTCCTCCACCTCCTCGCTGCCCTCGACACACCGGACAGTGGCGATATCTCTGTCGCCGGAACCGACGTCACCTCACTTTCGTCACGAGGCCGCACCACGCTCCGACGCGACACTATCGGCATCGTGTTCCAACACTTCCACTTGCTCCCTTCGCTCTCTG
The genomic region above belongs to Haloferax marinisediminis and contains:
- a CDS encoding PGF-pre-PGF domain-containing protein, whose translation is MSRRRRLNSKGLSLTFSLIVVLSMLAGPVSAGLGTTADGSHLTDGPPAHNLDTVPDDELTSATENVSVWDGSVLSLRPNKTDPDFDAATAYEVKTGNSFVKDGTTLKSLNKNPMYVYTKDKRVPFTLDGLSNDKLIEGKTVQFVAAKLEAGATPPTSMSDAAENFIDNDNVTSSVISETTGTSETNEFSFTPDESGLWMVAVVVVDDGEEGLSDRDNDGNLETNGNVTVVGVDGLAVHEQKSHIVTDPLVGQGERTTIDVDAYGLSGEVIHTIAIFNETDLNQYEQTINATDRDNITVETQIAEVNGSANLTSDTIMGVKLGKQSFSGTETTLSVFDRLNDSVSQSQVDGVTVVEPKATVYATAVTKVGPAKTSIEVPVPEGPDGDYVVMHVATQNGTTKTVSNRTRLRVYGSTPWVRVVPDSVTIPDAVVESKGFEVSVQMKNYGTKTGKCQAELKANGKTIDTRCAKLGPAEKKTITFSGSIDTPGTYDLKVNNEFIGTITVTEAETSGGGGGGGSGGGGGGGGGGGGGNAGPPPKADGTYDSKTLSLEKRFNASLPDGRGVNSLTIRFSENVRGQVLVRERQGVPGSIGMPAGKPVSWLQIDVPDAVEDKPATLTLSVKKSKLKELGVTAESLKVERYNDETGEWEVLETEIVSESGAVVVIKAETPGFSYFAVTGKQVDDSESTPTETPVTTTDEYEPDEKTTTTSEKTKTTDATTTTSSSMPGFGVSVAVLALLAVALVAVRRD
- a CDS encoding cell surface protein; its protein translation is MMLRPRISISVLIVAALLFAAVAPLSLGAAEDYDIDIDGSIDTVDRSVSTSYGEFTVTEVGRANTGDSVTVSVTALADESYSITILDSQQRIRRSRTASGDTTATFDTAGMEAGTYAVAVGNQSTDDVYEVEPLVIRAYDVVLNSNNTVEEDSSLDVTIELDQVEPGEPTEAVQVALTSDTKHVTVDATKRNDSAYTATVPVNEFAPGDYSMYAVVRSDDTALGEKELVGVSDEATVEVVERSTDESDESSSGGGSSSGSTGSDTTETPTTTTQTATPTDTQTPTETTQTETTEPTETTTKTQTTTASTQTTATTDNVVTPNEQTTQEPTTSSELPNTAPQVVFGLLVVFAVTRRLASN
- a CDS encoding metal-dependent hydrolase → MFPIGHLALGYLSVALVWRLRGRALPTGWMLAAALLGSQLPDIIDKPLAYYGVLVSGRSLGHSLLVMLPVLAVVSFVGWREGYGEYAVAFTVGTLSHYIGDTYRLLLAGDWDVLTFLLWPAFPATVYPADDVPPWIRVVNSVGDPQFNVQYVLAVVAFGIWAYNRISRRQRRPRIQS
- a CDS encoding ABC transporter ATP-binding protein; amino-acid sequence: MADSVADHRLRSADESSFALHCQNVVREYSRGSASMFSSRGDVPTVRALDGVSLSISTGEFVAIAGPSGSGKSTLLHLLAALDTPDSGDISVAGTDVTSLSSRGRTTLRRDTIGIVFQHFHLLPSLSARGNVALPLIERGVPKRARRERAVELLEQVGLGDRATHKPGELSGGEQQRVAIARALVSDPDVLVADEPTGELDTETGHRVLDYIEQTADERAVVVATHDQHVIDRADRVVRLRDGVVVNDG